Proteins co-encoded in one Halorussus lipolyticus genomic window:
- a CDS encoding DCC1-like thiol-disulfide oxidoreductase family protein: MSDVTLVYDDDCGFCTWWADFFAERSDFRIVGFTELTDNERERLPDDYEECSHLLADGRVYSCGESLEQAFVRSDLGDGAGGLVKFLRNFRDYNEFREQMYRAVADHRGDLGVVVSKTPPAQKKSDSDDS, translated from the coding sequence ATGAGCGACGTGACACTCGTCTACGACGACGACTGCGGGTTCTGTACGTGGTGGGCCGACTTCTTCGCGGAACGGTCGGACTTCCGCATCGTCGGCTTCACCGAGTTGACCGACAACGAGCGCGAACGTCTGCCCGACGACTACGAGGAGTGTTCGCATCTCCTCGCGGACGGTCGGGTCTACTCCTGCGGCGAGTCGCTGGAACAGGCGTTCGTCCGGTCGGACCTCGGCGACGGCGCGGGAGGACTGGTCAAGTTCCTCCGGAACTTCCGGGACTACAACGAGTTCCGCGAGCAGATGTATCGGGCGGTCGCAGACCACCGAGGAGACCTCGGCGTGGTCGTCTCGAAGACGCCGCCAGCGCAAAAGAAGTCGGATTCAGACGACAGTTAG
- a CDS encoding transcription factor S, with the protein MQFCDECGSMMKSMGSKMICTNDDCQDTSDKDEEKAAEFVSTEEQGDSEVIETSEDANFEGKPTAEDVTCDECGHGKAWYTIKQTGSADEPPTRFFKCQECGHRWREYS; encoded by the coding sequence ATGCAATTCTGCGACGAATGCGGTTCCATGATGAAATCCATGGGGTCGAAGATGATCTGTACGAACGACGACTGTCAGGACACCAGCGACAAGGACGAGGAGAAGGCCGCCGAGTTCGTCTCCACCGAGGAGCAGGGCGATTCGGAGGTCATCGAGACTTCCGAGGACGCCAACTTCGAGGGCAAACCCACCGCCGAGGACGTGACCTGCGACGAGTGCGGCCACGGCAAGGCGTGGTACACCATCAAGCAGACCGGCTCTGCGGACGAACCGCCGACGCGCTTCTTCAAGTGTCAGGAGTGCGGCCACCGCTGGCGGGAGTACAGCTAA
- a CDS encoding potassium channel family protein has translation MALGPDLLVELLLGIYIGVLTAVVPALVAWSLGFTFRYFTGVTIPGFGVLVFGVAIAGIQGGLLGLLDPQFVTSPTALVSALVVMMATLYAHAQGDRMGAEFPRRFTLRGLRDRGLSADAIERVGRFGQVRVGVTGDVGDVEGYPSLPDDLRATIRAGEWTFPADLPLSELELRLEERLRTDYDLAAVSATIDAKGRATVSAAPPAGSLSRRVPTGHRAVSVDALVPTGLARRDEVTVSTPETEVEGTVLSARSGSGSETDARAPVSRPTSPDADTPATTDGTDSTVKMATPSAASGQATGGEGRVTVAVPRREARTLLGAASAAIRVRARGTRREFELLSLLRRDGKRIRRVELAGGGPLDGTLLGDAAVRDEFGIAVLAVRRGSEWTVAPAGTTRLTAGDELYVVGQRDALDRFGEVAGSDGEAVSGTDEEADR, from the coding sequence ATGGCTCTCGGTCCCGACCTCCTCGTCGAACTCCTGTTGGGCATCTATATCGGCGTGCTGACTGCTGTCGTCCCTGCACTCGTGGCGTGGTCGCTCGGTTTCACCTTCCGGTACTTCACGGGCGTCACGATTCCGGGATTCGGTGTGCTGGTCTTCGGAGTCGCCATCGCCGGGATTCAGGGCGGCTTGCTCGGCCTGCTCGACCCCCAGTTCGTCACCTCGCCGACCGCGCTGGTGTCGGCGCTGGTCGTGATGATGGCGACCCTCTACGCCCACGCTCAGGGCGACCGAATGGGGGCCGAGTTCCCCCGGCGGTTCACGCTCAGGGGACTCCGCGACCGAGGCCTCTCGGCCGACGCCATCGAGCGAGTGGGCCGGTTCGGTCAGGTCCGGGTCGGCGTCACCGGCGACGTGGGCGACGTGGAGGGCTACCCGTCGCTCCCCGACGACCTCCGGGCGACGATTCGGGCCGGCGAGTGGACGTTTCCCGCCGACCTGCCGCTGTCGGAGTTGGAACTCAGACTGGAGGAGCGCCTCCGGACCGACTACGACCTCGCGGCGGTGTCGGCCACCATCGACGCCAAGGGCCGGGCGACGGTCAGCGCCGCCCCGCCGGCGGGGTCGCTCTCACGGCGAGTTCCGACTGGCCACCGGGCGGTTTCGGTGGACGCGCTGGTGCCGACTGGTCTCGCCCGCCGGGACGAGGTGACGGTTTCGACGCCCGAGACAGAAGTCGAGGGCACCGTCCTGAGCGCCCGGTCGGGGTCCGGGTCGGAGACCGACGCCCGCGCTCCGGTCTCACGGCCGACCTCGCCAGACGCCGATACGCCGGCGACGACCGACGGAACCGACTCCACCGTCAAAATGGCAACTCCGAGTGCGGCGTCGGGGCAGGCGACCGGCGGCGAGGGCCGGGTGACGGTCGCGGTGCCCCGGCGAGAGGCCCGGACTCTGCTCGGCGCGGCGTCGGCCGCAATCCGGGTCCGAGCGCGTGGCACCCGCCGGGAGTTCGAACTCCTCTCGCTTCTGCGCCGGGACGGCAAGCGAATCCGGCGGGTGGAACTGGCCGGCGGCGGGCCGCTCGACGGGACGCTCCTCGGTGACGCCGCGGTCCGGGACGAGTTCGGCATCGCGGTGCTGGCGGTGCGCCGGGGGAGCGAGTGGACCGTCGCACCGGCGGGAACGACCCGCCTCACAGCGGGCGACGAACTCTACGTCGTCGGTCAGCGCGACGCGCTCGACCGGTTCGGCGAAGTCGCGGGAAGCGATGGGGAGGCCGTCTCGGGGACTGACGAGGAGGCGGACCGATGA